Genomic DNA from Cytobacillus sp. IB215665:
TCACCTGATGAGCGTGTTGATATGATCATAGGAAAAATGGAAAAGCTCTATGAGGATGGGAACATATTTGATTTGCTTAAATTTAATTCCCCATCTTGCGAATTTGCTACTAAAAAAGATAGGGATGAATTCTACCTACTTGAAAAAGATGCAAGGAAGCACTTTGCTAAGGATGTTGTTAGCAACAAATTAGCGTTACAGTATTTTACTCAAAATGAAAGTTCAAGAGGAACAAAGATAAATCGTTTTTCAACTTCCCTTGAAAAAGAAGCTGTTAAAACTCTAGCTGAAGAGATTATTCCTATTTCTGATATAGATGAAATAGAACACTACTTCAAAACGACAGCATTTTTTTGTGGGATTTGTAAAACAAGTGGACAAGCGGAAGTCAGAGTGATTTCGCCAATATTATTTGATATTGCTTGTCTGTGTGAAGCCAAAACTGAAAAACAAGTAAAATTGATTATCTCTTATGCGGGTGGATCAAGCACCAACTTGTATACAACGAAATATAGAATTGTTTATCCAAAAAGTTGGAGTACACAACGGTACTTTGACGAACTTACTCCAGAGTTGATTGATGTTATGTTTTCTAATCATGACAGGCTATGCAGACTATATGGAGTCGAAGCTACATGATAATGCAAGAGCTAGATTTGTATTCATCAGACTGGGGATTTGCAAACTTGAATCCAATGGTAAGAGCATTTGGGCTGAAAAGGGACCGAAAAGCAAAATGTAAGTCTTGTCTTTATCTCATTAAAGAACATGGAGAGACAAGATGCATATACAGAACCCCTGTTGAACATGATCCAGAACTAAGAGCTTGTTCCAGGTATCTAAATAGAAAAAAGCAGAGGGAGTGGATCAATAATGAAGATTCTTAAACAGTTTTTATCAAAAAATCCTGAAAGAGTTTATATACACAACTTAGCCCTAAAAGAAGCTGGTTTTGAACCGGGAGAGCGTTATAAGTATGTAGTGGATATAGAGCAACAAAAAGTTGTTATTCTTCCTTCTGATAATGGTGAAGGAAACAAAATTTGCAAAAGAAAAGTTAAAGATGGTTACAAGCCTGTTATTGACATTCGCAATCAAAAAGCTCTGTCAATATTCAAAGGTAGTAAATATCTTCAAATTACTGTATTAGAGAACGAAGTAATTGTAGAAGGATATGTTGAATCTGAAGAAAATGAAAATACTTCAATTTTCAATAAAATTGCTTCAAAAGTTACTGGGAAGGTTTCTAAAAAAACAGCTAAAGTTGTTGATATTAATCAATTTTTAAAAGTCAAAAAACATGCTGAAGTGGTGCTCTCTAAAAAGCAATTAGAGAATGCTGTTGGAAGTAATAATCACCATATGTCATTCGAGGATATTGCTTGGGATGTTTCTGCTAGCAGTAATAAAAATTCAGAATCATATGGGTTTGTTAAGAAAGCATTAAAAAATCTGCATATACCACTTCAAGTAGTTTCTCTATTCTCAGGAGCGGGTATTTTAGATTTTGCGTTTAAAAAAGCAGGATTCGATATCCTATACGCGGTTGAAAAGAGTGTTGCTGCTGCTAAAACCTATATGGAGAATATCGGTAAACATATACATGTTGGAAGTATTACTGACCTTTGTAAAAATGCGATTGCTAAAGCCTCAGTAATAATAGGGGGAATACCTTGTACCTCTTTTTCTAAGGTTAATATGAAAAAGAGATTAGTTGATCATCCTGACTTCTACTTGTTTAAAGAATATATCGATACAGTGAAAGCCAATGAAAATTGTAAAGTGTTCATGATTGAAAATGTAGAAGAGTTTATTACTTCTATGGACGGTTATATTATCAAGGAAATTCAACAAGAATTAAGTGATTATGAAATTACTTATGGAGTTCTAAATTCAGCAGATTATGGAACTCCAATGATTAGAAAACGAGCTATAATTATTGGCTCTAAAATCGGAAAAATAGATCTACCTCAACCTTCAATTACTGATAAAGAGAAATACTCTACAGTTGCTGAAGCACTAGAGGGACTGACGGATGATATTCCTAATCAGCTAGACTTTAATAGCCATAAACCCTTGACTATCGAGAGAATGAAGCACGTTCCACAAGGGGGGAACCATTGGGATATTCCTGAAAAACTAAGAACATTTAAAGGGAAATTTTCAGTTTTTCATAAACGTCTATCAATGGATAAGCCATCGATAAGTTTGGTCCATCCAAGGAAAAGCCTTATTACACATCCTCTTTTAAATCGTGTTGTTTCTGTAAGGGAGTGTTCAAGAATTTTCGGATTGCCAGACGAGTTTGTTTTCTTTGGTCAAGATGGGGATTCGAAATCAAAACAATTAGACGCTAAACAACAGCAAATCGTCAACGGAGTGCCAGTTAACTTAGGCAAAGCGGTGGCGAATGCGATTAAAAAAGCTATCATGCAATTTAATATTAGAAATAAAACGGCTACTTTCCAAAAACTTGATTTTTCTCAGTAAAGAATATGAGAAGAAAAGGTATAAATACAAAACCCTTGGCGAGCATGGTTCAAAATAAAAAGCCAACCAGGTATCTAAAAAGAAAAAAATGGAGAGGGAGTGGGTCAAAAATGAAAAAGTTGAATGTTAATATAGGGAACATTGTCAGAATCCAAACAGTTGAGGTCACATGTTATGGGCTAAGAAGCTATATAGGTCGTGTGGTAGGTATAATTCAAGATCAAGTAATTATTGAAGATATTATTGGTCTGAACGACTCGATTGGAAAAGGAAGGTACAGTATTCGTTTATCAAAGCTTCATTCATGTACTGTATTATTCGAAAAACTAAGTATAGGTGGTGTTGAAAAATGGCCCGCTTAGAATCAGAAGGACGTGGAGGTTTTTACCCGACTCCACCTGAAGAAATGCAACTCATATTAAAACGCTTAACCTGTGATCAAGGAGATAAAATATCACTTCTTGATCCGTGTGCAGGTAAAGGAGCTGCATTAGCTGATTGGAAAACACATATGCAAAGTTTAGGAGCTCAGGCTACTAATTACGGTATTGAAATTGAAAAATCACGTGCTGGGATAGCAGAAAAACATGTAGACCACCTATTAAAGTGTGGTTATGAGGAAACTCGTATTAGCCATGATGCATTCTCAGCCATATACTTAAATCCTCCTTTTATGCAGATCAAGTCAGAAAGAGCAGAGGTTACGTTTTTGAAAGATCTCACTCAAGATTATTTGCAACCAGGAGGAGTACTTATCTTCAACATCCCTCAGTACGTATTGAGAGATGCAGCGAAAATATTAGCGTCCCGCTTTAATAACATTCGTGTCTATCGTTTTACAGATGAAAATTACGATACCTATAAACAGGTCATTGTATATGCTGTGAGACGTAGAAGAGGATTGAGAAGCGGAGAGGAACGGATATATCAACAGAAAATAGAAAAAGAGCTGTATAATCGATCTTTTCTAGGGAAAGATGCTTTTCCAACCTTAGATAGCAATGACTACAGTGAGATCGAGTATAAGATTCCCTCTCAACAAAAAGAGGTTGAACTTTTTCAGTCTACGATAGTAGAAATAGAGGACATAATTAAATCTGAAGAACAATCCATCTTTAACTTTAAAGTAGAACAAAAGATATCTGATCTGATACTTACAAGTGAACAGAAACAGATACGTCCAGCTCTTCCGTTGAAATACACTCATATGGCAACAGCAATTGCTAGTGGTGTCTTACCCGAAACAATGGGAACACACTTACTAGTCGGAGTCACAAAACGTGTAACGGAAAAGAAAGAGCAACTGAACCCTAAAAATGGAAAAACACAAGAGGTAACAACCTCTAAACCAAAGTCCATTGTACGAGTATTTTCAGATAAGGGGATTTTTAACCTTAAGTAAAATATAAACAACACATCACAATATCATAAGGGAGGGTAGTCCTTGTGCATGAGCGTATTATATGCAGAAGGGGAATCCCTTCTGCATGCGCTTTGTGCATTAAATGGGCGTTTAAATGAAAAAGATTGAAGAAGTAGAAGTGGTAGACATTGAAGAGACAGGGAAATTTCTTGATTTAAATTTTATGATAGAGACAAATGAATGGGTAAGTTATGAATTTAAAGGGGCAGAAATAATAATTGAAGGATATGGAGAACAAAGTTTATTCAGAATGTTTTTGTATAAAGAAACAGATGAAATTACTGTCCACTCTGCATATAGTCAAGATTATGATGTTATGGAAGAAGTAACATGGTATTTTGATATCGAAAAACTTCATGAGGATATTGAAGAATTTATAACTAAAAATGGAGTAGAAGATATAAGTGAAATATATAAAAGGTATTGTGAATTAAAGGAGAAAGGTTATTCGGATGAAGAAGCATGTTATGAAGCTAACATAGAGGTTTACAATGAGTGACCTATAGTAGTGTCTTACCTGAAACAATGGGAACACATTTATTAGTTGGGGTCACAAAACTAGAAAGAGTAGCTGAACCCTAAAAATGGAAAAACGAAAGAGGTAACAACCTCTAAACCAAAGTCCATTGTACGAGTATTTTCAGATAAGGGGATTTTTAACCTTAAGTAAAATATAAACAACACATAACAACATCATAAGGGAGGGTAGCCCTTTTGCATGAGCGTATTAAATGCAGAAGGGTAAGCCCTTCTGTATGCGTTTTATGTTTTAAATGGGCGTTTAAATGAAAAAGATACAGGTGACTGAGGACGGAAAGCAATTAGAAGCCTTTGTGAAATTAATAATCTCAGAAAAAAACGATAAAAATGAAAGAATAATACATGGAGTCTCGATGGCT
This window encodes:
- a CDS encoding DNA cytosine methyltransferase, with amino-acid sequence MKILKQFLSKNPERVYIHNLALKEAGFEPGERYKYVVDIEQQKVVILPSDNGEGNKICKRKVKDGYKPVIDIRNQKALSIFKGSKYLQITVLENEVIVEGYVESEENENTSIFNKIASKVTGKVSKKTAKVVDINQFLKVKKHAEVVLSKKQLENAVGSNNHHMSFEDIAWDVSASSNKNSESYGFVKKALKNLHIPLQVVSLFSGAGILDFAFKKAGFDILYAVEKSVAAAKTYMENIGKHIHVGSITDLCKNAIAKASVIIGGIPCTSFSKVNMKKRLVDHPDFYLFKEYIDTVKANENCKVFMIENVEEFITSMDGYIIKEIQQELSDYEITYGVLNSADYGTPMIRKRAIIIGSKIGKIDLPQPSITDKEKYSTVAEALEGLTDDIPNQLDFNSHKPLTIERMKHVPQGGNHWDIPEKLRTFKGKFSVFHKRLSMDKPSISLVHPRKSLITHPLLNRVVSVRECSRIFGLPDEFVFFGQDGDSKSKQLDAKQQQIVNGVPVNLGKAVANAIKKAIMQFNIRNKTATFQKLDFSQ
- a CDS encoding DUF6094 domain-containing protein, yielding MARLESEGRGGFYPTPPEEMQLILKRLTCDQGDKISLLDPCAGKGAALADWKTHMQSLGAQATNYGIEIEKSRAGIAEKHVDHLLKCGYEETRISHDAFSAIYLNPPFMQIKSERAEVTFLKDLTQDYLQPGGVLIFNIPQYVLRDAAKILASRFNNIRVYRFTDENYDTYKQVIVYAVRRRRGLRSGEERIYQQKIEKELYNRSFLGKDAFPTLDSNDYSEIEYKIPSQQKEVELFQSTIVEIEDIIKSEEQSIFNFKVEQKISDLILTSEQKQIRPALPLKYTHMATAIASGVLPETMGTHLLVGVTKRVTEKKEQLNPKNGKTQEVTTSKPKSIVRVFSDKGIFNLK